The following proteins are co-located in the Haloarcula marismortui ATCC 43049 genome:
- the purF gene encoding amidophosphoribosyltransferase, producing the protein MHEKCGVVGISLEDRDAARPLYYSLYALQHRGQESAGIVTHDGFQQYSHVEMGLVGDAFDPGDLEALNGSNGIGHVRYPTAGSVNACCAQPFSVSFKSGSLGLSHNGNLVNADEIGDELADLGHAFTSDGDTEVIAHDLARNLLEEDLVRAVKRTMNRIHGSYSLTIMHDETVLGVRDPQGNRPLCIGELKDGYVLASESAAIDTLDGELIRDVKPGELVVLHADGTGYDTYQLVEPENTANCFFEHVYFARPDSTIDENLVYEVRRELGRKLWEESGVESDVVLPVPDSGRAFASGYAEAAQDDGSDIEFAEGLMKNRYVGRTFIMPTQDERERAVRLKLNPIKSTIEGKSVTIIDDSIVRGTTSTQLIKLLKDAGAEEVNVRIGAPPIVAPCYMGIDMASRDELIAGNQSVEEIRDEIEADSLSYLSIDAIAETLDKSRTDLCLGCVTGEYPYDIEGEATDRDVVRPDIGTQSSPADD; encoded by the coding sequence ATGCACGAGAAGTGCGGCGTTGTTGGCATCTCTTTGGAGGACCGTGACGCCGCCCGACCGCTTTACTACTCCTTGTACGCGCTCCAGCACCGCGGCCAGGAATCGGCCGGCATCGTCACCCACGACGGGTTCCAGCAGTACAGCCACGTCGAAATGGGACTCGTCGGTGACGCATTCGACCCCGGCGATCTGGAGGCGCTCAACGGCTCGAACGGTATCGGCCACGTCCGATACCCGACTGCCGGGAGCGTCAACGCCTGCTGTGCCCAGCCGTTCTCCGTCTCGTTCAAGTCGGGGTCGCTGGGACTGTCCCACAACGGGAACCTCGTCAACGCTGACGAGATCGGCGACGAACTGGCTGACCTCGGCCACGCCTTTACCTCCGATGGCGACACCGAGGTCATCGCCCACGACCTCGCGCGTAATCTCCTCGAGGAGGATCTGGTTCGGGCTGTCAAGCGGACGATGAACCGCATCCACGGGTCGTACTCTTTGACCATCATGCACGACGAGACGGTCCTCGGCGTGCGCGACCCGCAGGGGAACCGGCCGCTGTGTATCGGCGAACTCAAGGACGGCTACGTCCTCGCCTCCGAATCAGCCGCCATCGATACGCTCGACGGCGAACTGATCCGGGACGTCAAGCCCGGCGAACTCGTCGTCCTGCACGCCGACGGCACCGGCTACGACACCTATCAGCTCGTCGAACCGGAGAACACGGCCAATTGCTTCTTCGAACACGTCTACTTCGCGCGACCGGACTCGACCATCGACGAGAACCTCGTCTACGAGGTCCGGCGCGAACTCGGTCGGAAACTCTGGGAGGAGTCCGGCGTCGAGTCGGACGTGGTGTTGCCGGTGCCCGACTCCGGGCGTGCGTTCGCCTCCGGATACGCTGAGGCCGCACAGGACGACGGCTCGGACATCGAGTTCGCCGAAGGGCTGATGAAAAACCGGTACGTCGGCCGTACGTTCATCATGCCGACGCAAGACGAACGCGAGCGGGCTGTCCGACTGAAGCTCAACCCCATCAAGTCCACAATCGAGGGCAAAAGCGTCACCATCATCGACGACTCTATCGTCCGCGGGACCACCTCGACGCAACTGATCAAGTTGCTGAAGGATGCCGGTGCCGAAGAGGTCAACGTGCGCATCGGCGCGCCGCCCATCGTCGCTCCGTGTTACATGGGTATCGACATGGCCTCCCGCGACGAACTCATCGCCGGGAATCAGTCCGTCGAGGAAATCCGCGACGAAATCGAGGCGGACTCGCTGTCGTATCTCTCTATCGACGCCATCGCGGAAACGCTGGACAAGAGCCGGACTGACCTCTGTCTCGGCTGTGTCACCGGCGAATACCCCTACGACATCGAGGGCGAGGCGACGGACCGCGACGTTGTCCGCCCGGATATCGGGACCCAATCGAGCCCGGCTGACGACTAG
- a CDS encoding 50S ribosomal protein L37e: MTGAGTPSQGKKNTTTHTKCRRCGEKSYHTKKKVCSSCGFGKSAKRRDYEWQSKAGE, translated from the coding sequence ATGACTGGCGCAGGAACTCCGAGTCAGGGCAAGAAAAACACCACGACGCACACGAAGTGTCGACGGTGTGGTGAAAAGTCGTATCACACGAAAAAGAAGGTCTGCTCGTCGTGCGGTTTCGGCAAGTCGGCCAAGCGGCGTGACTACGAGTGGCAGTCGAAAGCAGGCGAATAA
- a CDS encoding hybrid sensor histidine kinase/response regulator, which translates to MKSQPTVLFVRSPSQDRAAISMLRDSDLTVHEFDGVRDLECALGDYDTDCVVTNCEVENPDGTQYLGGLTLIDRLQRNHPELPVVLFAEVTNGDIAREAYSRDVFSYVPSTVSDAHQRLLARVDAAVASSPARQRANKRKQLNEAVRLVNQALVRSQSRVDIERDVSAVLAGTARYSEACTVTCQHDRPVVRALGSQRDRVSITVPEPLCRAESEDRLVVADIDPATFANDTDALETDCARVLAVPLVYDGTSYGVLGVYADRVDIFDTEEQDTFREVGHNIALAIDASQTKDALQQRSTELERQKERLRELAQIISHELRNPLQAAMGRVELLAAEHAAEEFDAIQRSHTRISFLIDDLMEIARQGGRQYTVEPVALSDVMGDAWTTVDTDGLTIEIDCTETILADSTRLCQLAENFFRLATDQADTGKVTITDTADGFALEHDGPPLEAGNEGPFELYYASTDEGVGLHLAVIREIAHGHGWEITLANESTGRVRLNVTDVERPSAKTT; encoded by the coding sequence ATGAAGTCACAGCCCACCGTCCTGTTTGTCCGTAGTCCGAGCCAGGACAGGGCCGCGATTTCGATGCTCCGGGACAGTGATCTCACCGTCCACGAGTTCGACGGTGTTCGCGATCTGGAGTGTGCGCTCGGCGACTACGACACGGACTGTGTCGTCACGAACTGCGAAGTGGAGAACCCGGACGGGACACAGTATCTCGGTGGGTTGACCCTTATTGATCGACTGCAACGAAATCACCCCGAACTCCCGGTCGTCCTCTTTGCCGAGGTGACAAACGGCGACATCGCCCGCGAGGCCTACAGCCGCGACGTGTTCAGCTACGTTCCGAGCACAGTGAGCGACGCTCACCAGCGGCTTCTGGCGCGGGTCGACGCCGCCGTCGCTTCCAGCCCGGCCCGTCAACGGGCGAACAAGCGAAAACAGCTCAACGAGGCCGTCCGGCTGGTCAATCAAGCGCTCGTCCGCTCACAGTCGCGGGTGGATATCGAACGCGACGTCTCGGCGGTTCTGGCGGGCACAGCCAGATACAGCGAAGCCTGTACGGTGACCTGTCAGCACGACAGGCCGGTCGTTCGAGCGCTGGGTTCACAGCGGGACCGCGTCTCCATCACCGTGCCGGAGCCGTTGTGCCGCGCCGAGTCGGAGGACCGACTGGTCGTTGCGGATATCGACCCAGCAACGTTCGCAAATGACACAGACGCACTGGAAACGGACTGCGCCCGAGTTCTCGCTGTCCCACTGGTGTACGATGGGACATCGTACGGCGTCCTCGGAGTGTACGCCGACCGCGTCGATATCTTCGACACGGAAGAACAGGACACGTTCCGGGAAGTCGGCCACAACATCGCGCTGGCTATCGACGCGAGCCAGACGAAAGACGCGCTCCAGCAGCGGTCGACGGAACTGGAACGACAAAAAGAGCGACTCCGAGAGCTCGCACAGATCATCTCACACGAACTCCGGAACCCGCTTCAGGCAGCGATGGGACGGGTCGAACTCCTCGCCGCTGAACACGCCGCCGAAGAGTTTGACGCCATCCAGCGCAGCCACACCCGTATTTCGTTCCTCATCGACGATCTCATGGAAATCGCGCGACAGGGCGGCAGACAGTACACTGTCGAGCCGGTCGCGCTCTCCGACGTGATGGGGGACGCCTGGACGACGGTCGACACCGATGGGTTGACCATCGAAATCGACTGTACCGAGACGATATTGGCCGATAGCACCCGGCTGTGTCAGCTCGCAGAGAACTTCTTTCGGCTCGCCACGGACCAGGCCGACACCGGGAAGGTAACGATCACGGACACGGCCGATGGGTTCGCCCTCGAACACGACGGCCCTCCGTTGGAGGCGGGAAACGAGGGGCCGTTTGAACTCTACTACGCCTCCACTGATGAAGGAGTCGGGCTCCACCTCGCCGTAATTCGGGAAATCGCACACGGTCACGGATGGGAAATCACCCTTGCCAACGAATCGACGGGACGGGTCCGGCTGAATGTAACCGACGTTGAGCGGCCGTCAGCGAAAACCACGTAG
- a CDS encoding GNAT family N-acetyltransferase, translating to MPGPSFFATDRTALRSPERDDLNWIQHVFHNEQVWGLGTYARPPTTDQMETYYEETLSDEDSVHLLVCIDPAGSPGPVEERTEPVGLVAMTDHDTERGTAELAYWLDPDAWGQGYATEAAGRLVKYGFDQRALRKWSAKIVGGNDRSVAVVERLGFTKEGTHRQEWYLDGAWRDMLWFGLLRTERE from the coding sequence ATGCCAGGGCCGTCCTTTTTCGCGACCGACCGAACCGCCCTCCGGTCCCCGGAGCGAGACGACCTCAACTGGATACAGCACGTCTTTCACAACGAGCAGGTCTGGGGCTTGGGGACGTACGCCCGCCCGCCGACCACCGACCAGATGGAAACATACTACGAAGAGACGCTTTCCGACGAGGACTCGGTCCATCTACTGGTCTGTATCGACCCGGCCGGGAGTCCCGGCCCGGTCGAGGAGCGGACCGAGCCGGTCGGACTCGTCGCTATGACGGACCACGACACGGAGCGCGGCACAGCCGAACTGGCATACTGGCTTGACCCGGACGCTTGGGGTCAAGGGTACGCCACTGAGGCGGCGGGCAGGCTGGTCAAGTATGGCTTCGACCAGCGGGCGCTCCGAAAGTGGTCGGCGAAAATCGTGGGCGGGAACGACCGCTCCGTCGCGGTGGTCGAACGGCTGGGATTCACGAAGGAAGGGACACACCGTCAGGAGTGGTATCTCGACGGCGCGTGGCGAGACATGTTGTGGTTCGGCCTGCTCCGAACGGAGCGCGAGTAG
- a CDS encoding DUF7128 family protein, with the protein MVVQTERDEVMWYKCETCGLMFDDQNDARQHEENCDDEDPSYIQ; encoded by the coding sequence ATGGTTGTCCAAACTGAGCGAGACGAGGTCATGTGGTACAAGTGCGAGACCTGTGGCCTGATGTTCGACGACCAGAACGACGCGCGCCAGCACGAGGAGAACTGTGACGACGAAGACCCGTCCTACATCCAGTAA
- a CDS encoding DUF420 domain-containing protein, whose protein sequence is MDLQARYRVPALTGLLTVVSLALVFGAVLGAIPQSALPAAPASVLGAIPHANAVVSALAIGTIIGGVRAIRRGNIARHRKLMLSSFGLFALFLVLYLYRITLVGPTDFTGPSVVETYFYLPFLAVHILLAIIAIPAVYYVLLLAYTYPVSELPSTNHPRAGKLAASLWLISFSMGIVVYAMLYLVW, encoded by the coding sequence ATGGATCTTCAGGCTCGGTATCGCGTGCCAGCACTCACTGGCCTGTTGACGGTCGTGTCGCTTGCGCTCGTGTTCGGGGCCGTTCTCGGGGCCATTCCCCAGTCGGCTCTCCCCGCTGCGCCCGCGAGCGTTCTCGGGGCCATTCCCCACGCCAACGCCGTAGTCAGCGCTCTCGCTATCGGAACAATCATCGGCGGTGTCCGGGCCATCCGCCGCGGAAACATCGCTCGACACCGGAAACTGATGCTCTCCTCGTTTGGCCTGTTCGCCCTGTTTCTCGTGCTGTACCTCTACCGGATAACGCTTGTCGGGCCGACGGACTTCACCGGCCCGTCGGTCGTCGAGACCTACTTCTACCTGCCGTTTCTCGCGGTCCACATCTTGCTCGCCATCATCGCCATTCCGGCGGTGTACTACGTCCTGCTGCTGGCTTACACATACCCCGTCTCGGAACTGCCATCGACAAACCATCCGCGAGCCGGAAAGCTGGCCGCAAGCCTGTGGCTCATCTCCTTCTCGATGGGTATCGTTGTGTACGCGATGCTGTATCTGGTCTGGTAA
- a CDS encoding LSM domain-containing protein, translating to MSGRPLDVLEASLGETVTVQLKGGELFEGELTGYDQHMNLVVEDEDTTIIRGDNVVSITP from the coding sequence ATGAGTGGACGACCGCTAGATGTACTCGAAGCGTCCCTCGGTGAGACAGTCACCGTACAGCTGAAGGGTGGCGAACTGTTCGAGGGGGAACTCACTGGCTACGACCAACACATGAACCTCGTCGTCGAGGATGAAGACACAACGATTATACGCGGCGATAACGTCGTCTCAATTACTCCATGA
- a CDS encoding alkaline phosphatase family protein, which translates to MTKTLVVGLDGASWELLDPWIEAGELPNLAALRDTGTWAGTRSCLPPVTFPNWKCYSSGKDPGGFGVFWFENVDLAAGEINVMNGGDYDTAELWDYLNDEGQSAGVVNMPTMYPPRDIDDLVVAGGPDAVEGEYRSISSGYTSPPELAEELESRFDYSVHPDPLLSSNDERGAEVEAILDLLEKRFEVATTLMDERDLDFVHVTLFYLNVLHHFFWDDEPSLRAWKIVDEWVGRLDDREDLNLVLMSDHGCDATQTEFYINEWLAENGYQVRDTSVDAVLTRIGLDRENLLAVAKRAGLVDILARVVPESIQQLVPQRDGVKRDRKLEAIDLEQTKVVASGQGPVYINPRFDVESVRESLMADLSEVEDEHGPLFTDVYRGEDVYNGPYVDAGPEVVVDQRPGVHVNDGIGGGTIQSGPDRWAAENTPYGIFAASGPDFEPQGELDRISILDIAPTVLAAHGCAIPTDMRGEVLPVFPEDPAIGERDPLSIEDALGSDDGDAVEDRLKQLGYME; encoded by the coding sequence ATGACGAAGACCCTCGTCGTCGGGCTTGACGGAGCGAGCTGGGAACTGCTCGACCCGTGGATCGAGGCCGGCGAGCTCCCGAACCTGGCCGCGCTGCGGGACACCGGCACCTGGGCGGGGACGCGGAGCTGTCTGCCGCCAGTCACGTTCCCGAACTGGAAGTGTTACTCCTCGGGTAAGGACCCCGGCGGGTTCGGCGTCTTCTGGTTCGAGAACGTCGACCTCGCCGCGGGCGAGATCAACGTGATGAACGGCGGCGACTACGACACCGCCGAGCTGTGGGACTACCTCAACGACGAGGGGCAGTCGGCTGGCGTCGTCAACATGCCGACGATGTACCCCCCGCGGGACATCGACGACCTCGTGGTTGCCGGTGGCCCGGACGCCGTTGAAGGGGAGTACCGCTCGATCAGTTCCGGCTACACCTCGCCGCCGGAACTGGCCGAGGAACTCGAATCGCGGTTCGACTACAGCGTCCACCCGGACCCGCTGCTGTCCTCGAACGACGAGCGCGGCGCGGAAGTCGAGGCCATTCTGGACCTGCTGGAGAAGCGCTTCGAGGTTGCCACGACACTCATGGACGAGCGGGACCTCGATTTCGTCCACGTCACGCTGTTCTATCTCAACGTCCTGCATCACTTCTTCTGGGACGACGAGCCGAGCCTGCGCGCATGGAAAATCGTTGATGAGTGGGTCGGCCGGCTCGACGACCGCGAGGACCTGAATCTCGTCCTGATGTCCGACCACGGCTGTGACGCGACTCAGACGGAGTTCTACATCAACGAGTGGCTGGCCGAGAACGGCTACCAAGTCCGGGACACGAGCGTCGACGCCGTGCTCACCCGAATCGGGCTCGACCGAGAGAACCTGCTCGCGGTCGCAAAGCGGGCTGGACTGGTCGACATACTTGCCCGCGTCGTCCCCGAGTCTATCCAGCAACTCGTCCCGCAACGCGACGGCGTCAAACGGGACCGAAAGCTCGAAGCCATCGACCTGGAACAGACGAAGGTCGTCGCCAGCGGGCAAGGGCCGGTGTACATCAATCCCCGATTCGACGTGGAATCGGTCCGTGAGTCGCTGATGGCCGACCTCAGCGAGGTCGAAGACGAGCACGGGCCGCTGTTCACTGACGTGTACAGAGGCGAGGACGTGTACAACGGCCCCTACGTCGACGCCGGCCCGGAGGTCGTCGTCGACCAGCGCCCGGGCGTCCACGTCAACGACGGCATCGGCGGCGGGACCATCCAGAGCGGCCCCGACCGCTGGGCGGCCGAGAACACACCCTACGGCATTTTCGCCGCCAGCGGGCCGGACTTCGAGCCACAGGGCGAACTCGACAGAATCAGCATTCTCGATATCGCGCCGACGGTGCTGGCCGCCCACGGCTGTGCTATCCCGACTGATATGCGCGGCGAAGTGCTCCCGGTGTTCCCTGAGGACCCCGCCATCGGCGAACGTGACCCGCTCAGTATCGAGGACGCCCTCGGAAGCGATGACGGCGACGCAGTCGAGGACCGCCTGAAGCAACTGGGATACATGGAGTAG
- a CDS encoding DUF5796 family protein, whose translation MSNRSDIAPDTVSVELTEDGVVVEYLDGRQAFYHGVPTTVEGSIQTAPGKDTHVLITDKTETSGILVYVNDLRTHDDILEETGVGRVILDDGEEDELFPGVTVRDNQMRTAVEVDYDVTNGRVFVFEEDELGERSYEIVEG comes from the coding sequence ATGAGCAACCGGTCGGACATCGCACCGGACACCGTCTCGGTCGAATTAACCGAGGACGGCGTCGTCGTGGAGTACCTCGACGGCCGCCAGGCGTTCTATCACGGCGTCCCAACGACGGTCGAGGGGAGTATCCAAACTGCGCCGGGAAAAGACACACACGTCCTGATTACCGACAAGACGGAGACGTCAGGTATCCTCGTGTACGTCAACGACCTCCGGACGCACGACGACATTCTCGAAGAAACGGGCGTCGGACGGGTCATTCTTGACGACGGTGAGGAGGACGAACTGTTCCCGGGAGTCACGGTCCGGGATAATCAGATGCGGACGGCGGTCGAGGTGGACTACGACGTGACGAACGGCCGGGTGTTCGTCTTCGAGGAGGACGAACTCGGCGAGCGGAGCTACGAAATCGTCGAGGGGTGA
- a CDS encoding Rrf2 family transcriptional regulator: MVSIDLNNSQRTMLTTLVNRYQQTGEAVTGETIAEEIDRNPGTVRNQMQSLTSLGLVEGIPGPTGGYKPTSEAFDAIDRQQIDEAESVVVAHDYDRVDVTVEEINFTNVHDPEKCRARFHLQSSVQDFSEGQAVILGPTPISKLVVAGTVVAVDESNSEILLDVAKIEGPVEEPEK, encoded by the coding sequence ATGGTTAGCATCGATCTGAACAACAGCCAGCGAACGATGCTTACGACGCTGGTAAACAGGTATCAACAGACCGGTGAGGCGGTTACCGGCGAGACAATCGCGGAGGAGATCGACCGGAACCCCGGAACGGTACGGAACCAGATGCAGAGTCTGACCTCGCTGGGACTTGTCGAAGGTATTCCCGGCCCGACGGGCGGCTACAAGCCGACGTCCGAGGCATTCGACGCAATCGACCGCCAGCAGATAGACGAGGCAGAGAGCGTCGTCGTCGCCCACGACTACGACCGGGTCGACGTCACCGTCGAGGAAATTAATTTCACGAACGTTCACGACCCGGAGAAGTGCCGCGCCCGGTTCCACCTCCAGAGTTCGGTGCAGGATTTCAGTGAGGGACAGGCCGTCATTCTCGGCCCGACGCCGATATCGAAGCTCGTCGTCGCCGGGACAGTTGTCGCTGTCGACGAATCGAACAGCGAAATCCTCCTCGACGTCGCGAAAATAGAAGGGCCTGTAGAAGAACCGGAAAAATAA
- a CDS encoding M20/M25/M40 family metallo-hydrolase, with product MDTRRREFLESLLTTPGPSGYEADSQRVWLDYVSEFADEVRTDDYGNAVAKVEGGDTTVALAGHGDEIGFIVRDFTDDGFVKLGRIGGSDKTVSRGQHVTIHTADGPVSGVVGQTAIHLRDSDDDSVPEISEQHVDVGAVDGDEVESLVDRGDPVTFVQTLSELENGRLAARGMDNRIGIWAAAEGLRRAAESDADATVYAVSTVQEEVGVQGAKMVGFDLAPDVAIAADVTHATDAPGSPGKAATGVELGEGPVVARGSANHPVAVDALRETSDAEDIDIQLQATGIRTGTDADAFYTSRGGIPSVNVGLPNRYMHTPVEVIDPDDLDALADLLAGFAVRAAEQAPFSVDV from the coding sequence ATGGACACACGACGACGAGAGTTCCTTGAATCGCTGCTGACAACGCCCGGCCCGTCTGGATACGAGGCCGACAGCCAGCGGGTGTGGCTCGACTACGTCAGTGAGTTCGCTGACGAGGTCCGAACGGACGACTACGGGAACGCTGTCGCGAAGGTCGAGGGCGGCGACACGACCGTTGCGCTCGCGGGCCACGGCGACGAAATCGGGTTCATCGTTCGGGACTTCACAGACGACGGCTTCGTCAAACTGGGCCGCATCGGCGGCTCTGACAAGACCGTCTCACGCGGGCAACACGTCACTATTCACACGGCTGACGGTCCCGTTTCGGGTGTCGTGGGACAGACTGCGATTCACCTCCGGGATTCGGACGACGATTCAGTCCCCGAAATCTCCGAACAGCACGTCGACGTTGGGGCAGTGGACGGCGACGAGGTAGAATCGCTCGTCGACCGCGGCGACCCGGTGACATTCGTCCAGACGCTGAGTGAACTGGAGAACGGCCGCCTCGCTGCACGGGGGATGGACAACCGTATCGGCATCTGGGCGGCCGCTGAGGGACTCCGCCGCGCAGCAGAGTCAGATGCGGACGCAACGGTGTACGCTGTTTCGACGGTGCAGGAAGAAGTCGGCGTACAGGGTGCGAAGATGGTCGGATTCGACCTCGCGCCCGATGTCGCCATCGCAGCGGACGTGACGCACGCAACGGACGCACCGGGCTCGCCGGGCAAAGCCGCGACGGGTGTGGAACTCGGCGAGGGACCGGTCGTTGCCCGCGGGAGCGCGAACCATCCGGTCGCCGTCGATGCGCTTCGAGAAACGAGCGACGCCGAGGACATTGACATCCAGTTACAGGCGACCGGTATCCGGACCGGGACCGACGCGGACGCTTTCTACACCTCCCGCGGTGGGATTCCGTCAGTCAACGTCGGCCTGCCGAACCGCTACATGCACACGCCGGTCGAAGTCATCGACCCGGACGACCTCGACGCGCTCGCAGACCTGCTGGCTGGCTTCGCCGTCCGAGCGGCCGAGCAAGCGCCCTTTAGCGTCGACGTGTAG
- a CDS encoding zinc-dependent metalloprotease, protein MGLYHSVQAVASATGDGPIDWSAVADAAKGATDTGDLTVETPERDGYATDVRDARDRVREVGELAFDLPETVEIQNRHHWIDANVATFSRVMEPIEQQAEYMPGIARVVNTGSMAVALSFLGNNVLGQYDPVLLADNDAHALYFVRPNIHRVADQLNVERDRFRRWIAFHEVTHAAEFGAAPWLSDHLETAMEDAIDNLTDGNIDRTTLGELDTTMTAVEGYAELLMDRAFDDEYDDLRRKVDERRQGRGPIASLMRRLLGLGMKRQQYERGKAFFDTVADARGVAAAGRVWDSPDTLPTEDEIETPTLWIDRVDP, encoded by the coding sequence ATGGGATTATACCACAGCGTTCAGGCTGTCGCCAGCGCGACCGGCGACGGCCCCATCGACTGGAGTGCTGTCGCCGACGCCGCGAAGGGTGCCACAGACACGGGTGACCTCACCGTCGAGACGCCCGAACGCGACGGCTACGCGACCGACGTTCGGGACGCACGGGATCGCGTCCGGGAGGTCGGCGAACTTGCCTTTGATCTTCCCGAAACCGTCGAAATCCAGAACCGGCATCACTGGATCGACGCCAACGTCGCCACGTTCAGCCGCGTGATGGAGCCGATAGAACAGCAGGCCGAGTATATGCCCGGCATCGCCCGCGTCGTCAACACCGGATCGATGGCCGTTGCGCTGTCGTTTCTTGGAAACAACGTCTTGGGCCAGTACGACCCCGTCTTGCTCGCGGACAACGACGCCCACGCGCTGTACTTCGTGCGCCCCAACATCCACCGGGTCGCCGACCAGTTGAACGTCGAGCGGGACCGCTTCCGCCGCTGGATTGCATTCCACGAGGTCACACACGCGGCGGAGTTCGGCGCGGCCCCGTGGCTGTCCGACCACCTCGAAACGGCGATGGAGGACGCCATCGACAACCTCACCGACGGCAACATCGACCGCACAACGCTTGGCGAACTCGATACGACGATGACTGCCGTCGAAGGGTACGCGGAACTGCTGATGGACCGTGCCTTCGACGACGAGTACGACGACCTGCGGCGGAAAGTCGACGAGCGCCGACAGGGACGTGGCCCCATCGCGTCGCTCATGCGCCGACTGCTCGGCCTCGGAATGAAACGCCAGCAGTACGAACGCGGGAAGGCGTTCTTCGACACGGTCGCCGACGCCCGCGGCGTCGCTGCGGCCGGACGCGTCTGGGATTCGCCGGACACCCTCCCCACCGAAGACGAGATAGAGACGCCGACGCTGTGGATCGACCGCGTCGATCCCTGA